The following DNA comes from Nitrospirota bacterium.
GAACACAATCCCGATACAAGAATATCAGGGCAAAATGCCAAGCTAATCAATGGTTAGGTTGTTCAATGACACCTAGGAAACGTCTTCGTCGAGTGGCAATTCTTTGCTGCCATTGCCTCCGCAATCTGGCGTTTTACAGGGCCGGTTGGAGAGGAAGGACGCCTATCTTTGGGGGGCAGTTCTGGAGAAGTGTGAACGGAAACTTCCTAGACGTTTGTGTGTTGGAGTGGTGCAAGCTGTTTGGAGATGAACGCGGGAAACACTATTGGAGGAAAGTCATTTCCCACCCAGACGCATTCTTCCAAGAGTTGTTAGGCGAAATCGGCGTAGCCGAGTCCAAACTCGACGAACACATCAAAGAAATGCGGACATACAGGGATAAATTTGTGGCTCATCTCGACGATGAAGAGGTAATGCAGATTCCAACTCTCACAATCACATTGAAGAGTGTGTCATGCCTTTATGACTATCTGCTCGCCAATGAAGGTGAGCCGGAGTTTTTTTCTGACGCCATAAAATATGCATCAACCTTCTATAGACGATTTCTTGTAGAAGGCGAAAAGGCATACAAAGCATGAAAGAGCAACATGACCACGCGTTCAACTCGACCTCGGCGACGCTGCGCACCCCCTCGGCTGGCTAGCTCGAAGGTGAGGCGCCCGAGGAGGGTGACCGTGACACGGGAATACCCAGCGCTCATGAACGACTGGATCTCATGAAGATTCGACGGATCAACGCTGACAAGCCGCACCTCTGGAAGGCCGACATCGCGGCCTCCGTTGACCAATTCAACCAGTGGTTCATGCGCTTCGCGCCCGAGGCGTTCCGATCCACGCGGGTGGAGACGACCGAGCACGTCAAAGCGGCGCTTGTGGCAACCCAGAACCTGCGCGCCCTGAACGCTGCCACGTTGAAGGCCAACCCGGGCGCACTCCCGACTCTCCGCATGTGCACCGCCCCGCCGCTCGCCGTGGACCGCCTGATCGGCTTGGCCGACGCGAGCAAGAATCTCGTCGGCCGGATGGAGAAGGGTAAGCTGCCGACCAAGATTCAGGCTGCGGACCTTGACGCGGAGTTGACCAAGCTCTGCCGCATTCTGTCGCGGCTCTTGGACCGGGACATATTTCCCTGGCTCGACAACCGGACGGCCCCGACCGACCATGAGCGCGACCGGGCCTCAACGATCGTTGCCGATCGGCTGTGCAGCGCGGTGGCGAACCCGATCGTCCGCAACGCTCAGGAGCAACGACAACTCGCATTGATCGGCGACCATCTCGACGGCCGGGGCTATCGCAAGCAAGCCCACCCGCCGGGCAAGCCGCTCACGCAGATGGAACCCGGCACGTATGCCTTCCGCATGAATCTGGCCGTCGGAAAGGCTCTCAAAGTCAACATCCCGGTCGACGTCGTGATCTAGCCCAAGAGTCTCCGCAAAGACCGGCTGCCAATTCTGATCGAAGCCAAATCCGCGGGTGATTTCACGAACACCAACAAGCGCCGCAAGGAGGAGGCAACCAAGATCCACCAGTTGCAGGCAGCCTACGGCGCGACCGTGGTGTTCGTGCTCTTCCTCTGTGGATACTTTGGCAGCGACTATCTGGGCTACGAAGCTGCCGAGGGGATCGACTGGGTGTGGGAGCACCGAATCGAGGACCTCGCGAAGCTGGGGCTGTAACACCAATGATCACGCCACGCGAGAACCCGATTGAAGCTCGACGACAGGCCATTCAGGCGGCGCTCGACGCAAGGAAGTCGGCCGCCGAGAGGAACCGCCTCGGTCAATTCGCGACTCCCAACGCCCTCGCGATCGAGATTGCCCGCTACGTTCGGTCCATTGCGGGCCGCCGTCTCCACGCGGTCCATTTCGCCGACCCCTCCGTCGGCACGGGCAGCTTCTACAGCGCCGTGCTCGCCGTTTTCGGCTCCGAGCAAATCGAGAACGCCGTCGGCGTCGAACTCGACCCCGGCTTCTGCGATGCCGCCCGCGACCTGTGGGCGGAAGCGGGCCTTGATGTGATGCAGGGCGACTTTACCCGCATTGTCGCAAGTGCCGGTTGCCCGGTCGCACCTAACCTGATCCTCGCCAACCCGCCCTACGTCCGGCATCATCACTTGGAGCGCAAGGACAAGGAACGCCTGCAAGCCCTCACGCACCGGATGGCGGGTGTCGAGGTCAATGGCCTCGCGGGTCTATACGTTTACTTCCTTCTTCTCGCCACGGCGTGGATGGAGGAAGGCGGCTATGCCGCGTGGCTTATCCCCTCCGAGTTCATGGACGTCAACTACGGCGCGGTGGTCAAGCGCTTCCTGACGGACCGCGTGGAGCTTCTCCGCGTTCATCGTTTTGACGCCGAAGATGTGCAGTTCGGCGACGCCTTGGTCTCATCCGTCGTCTTGGTGTTCCACAAGGCGCCACCGCCACGCGATCATGCCGTGGAGTTTACCTTCGGTGGCACGATCGCTGAGCCGCATGCCCGCGAATCCGTCACGCTGGACCGGCTGCGCGACTCACGCAAGTGGACCGCGTACCCCGAGCACGATCGGAATGACCGTCGCTCGTCCACGAACGGCGAAGGGCCAACGCTTGGTGACTTGTTTCGAATCCAGCGCGGTATCGCCACCGGTAACAACAAGTTCTTCGTCCTTGACCGGTCCGACGCGGCCAAACGCGGCCTACCGAAGAAGTTTCTACGCCCGATCCTCCCCAGCCCGCGCCACCTCAAGGCGACGATCATCGATGCCGGCGAAGATGGCTACCCGCTGATTGACCCACAGTTCTGCGTTGTCGACTGCGAGCTGCCGGAGCATGTTGTTGCGGCCAAGTACCCGGCCCTTTGGGCATACCTGCAAACCGCCGAGGCGCTGGGGATCAAAGATGGCTATCTCGTCGGTAAGCGTTCGCCGTGGTACAGGCAGGAGCAACGGTTGCCTGCACCCTTCCTTTGCACCTACATGGGTCGGGGCGCCGAAGAAAAGCAACCATTTCGCTTCATCTGGAACCGCTCGGCTGCCATCGGGACAAACCTCTACCTCATGCTGTATCCACAGCGCACCCTCGCTGCGAAACTGCGGGCACAACCAGAGTGCGGCGCAGCGATCCACGATCTCTTGCGATGTGTCACCGGGCACGAGCTGCGCGGAGAGGGACGTGTCTACGGCGGTGGGCTCAACAAGATAGAGCCGAGTGAGTTGGGCCGCATTTCGGCGGCACCGTTCATCGCGCGTTGGCCAGAGCTGAAGTCCGCTGTGCAGCGCCAGGTAGGGCTCTTCGGGTGACTCGCAGCAGAATCGGAGTGGGCACCCCCGGGGTGCCTAGCAACCGGTTGCGCGGATGGTCCGCTGCGCGGCCCGCCGGGTAGAGGAACCTCAGAGAGTCAATTGACACGGAATCAGCCTCCGGTAGAATCCGACGCATGGCTCCCATGACGATTCATTTCGTCGTCCCCGGAGCGAAGCGAATGGGGCGCTTGTCAGGCATGGACACCGCAACGGGGGCAATACGGGAATCAAATCGAAAATATCGGTCGAGATCGCTGACATGATAATAGGCATCCGGCCTGCCCGCGCCCTTGGCAGGCGGGCAAAACTGCCCGAAAGCAGTCCCGATATCGCCTTGTCAGGGCAAAATGGCAAGTTAATCAATGGTTAGGGGGCGAGACATACTCTATGGATTACGTTGCCTTCCATAACAAGCAAGGCCGGCCTGTCGCATGGATTGGCGATAACCAGGACTACCCGTCAATCTTTCTGTTCAACGGTAAGCCTGTTGCGTGGATAGCCGATGACTGCGTCTATAGCTATTCCGGAAAGTACTTGGGTTGGCTCCAGGACGGATGGATACGGGACAGAAACGGTCACGCCGTGTTCTACACCGGCGAGGCTTCTGACGGTCCTGCCAAACCTGCTAGACAGGCTCGACCTGCTCGCGGGGCTCGTGGTGCGCGACCCGCGCGTGGCGCGCCCGAGGCTCGACCAGCAAGACCTGCGCGCTCAACATCTTGGTCACCACTCAGCGATGAGTCGTTCTTTGAGCAATAGCGGCGCGCCCCCTAACAATTCATTCAAGCCGACGCCGCTTCGTGCCGCGGCTGATGCCGGACCTTTCCCCTGAAAGACGCAAAGCGCCATGTCGTTCTATAAGGCCAGCGACACGAGCAATTTCGTAATCTCCTTTACACGTGACCCGAAAGGAGATTTCAGCGCGTTCGCGAAGGGCTACACACGCGCGGCAAATCGTTTGGCGGCGGCACTGCTCGGGGGTCCGAGGTTCCCTGACTATGAAGCGTACCCCGTTGTTTTCTTGTATAGGCACGCGCTCGAACTGTCGCTAAAGCACATTATCTACGGTGGAGCCGAACTCGCAGCGTACCGGTGCATGGATGAAATAAACGAACAGTTGCAGATCAACCATAACCTTGCTGAGCTTTCGCGGGTAGCCGGCAAGGTGCTTTCGCTCCTCTTTCCGAATGACGAGATGCTCAACCGTGTCAATGCAACTGTGGCAGCGATTTGCGCCGACTGGTCCAAGATAGACCCCGGCTCCTTTGCGTACCGATATCCCATAGTCACGAAGGGCCTACCCACTACAGAACGAAATCAAACTGTGAGCCTGCGCGCGCTCTCAACCCATATGGCAGCTGTCCTGGAAGATCTCGACACTGTTCAGTTTGGTCTTGATATGGAAACTTACAAGGCGCAGGAACTGTACGGAATTCTTGAGCAGTTCGTTCCATCCGGCCGTGCACATTGACAGCTTGTAGGCCAACAACGCACTTCAGCCGACGTCGCGCTCGCTGCGCTCGCGCACCGCGGCTGAGCGCGGGCATTGGGCGGACATGAACAACACCAACTGGGATTGAGGCGGCTGTGATCCAACTCTACCAAGCCGGCGGCGCGGGCGACTTCGCCATCCTCCAAGATGCCTGGACTCATGAACAGTGTCGACTTCTCTTCGAGAACGCGGGGCGTCTTCTTAATGAACGCGTGCACTCGCGAGCCGCCGAGCTCCTACGAGCCGTACCGTTTCGAGTCGCTGATGCAACGAACCATTTCAATGATGAGTTCTCGCTACTGCACGCTGTCGTACCGCTTGCGGAATATGAGCAGCTTCGCCGTGGGCAGGACGACCCGGTTAATCGGCAGGCGGTACGACAGATCGCCGCCGTATTGTCCGAACTCGGAACGCCGATCCGGTTCATAGCAATCGAACTAGCCTTGGAAGCGCCAGTGCATCCGGCCACGCGGGCCGGTGGCGGTCTGAAGCAATCGGAGGTCAACAAGCTCGTATCGAGGTACATCGGCGTCTCGGGGGGCTACCTGGGTGATTTCTCGTATCGAAGCCACCATGAGTTCTACATCGAGCTGGATCTCGATATTGACCCCTACAACTACGATGGGACCACCCGCGAACGATTCACCAGGTTCTGAGCGAGAGCTCGCCCGTGGTACAGGCCAAGATCCTCGAAGGCGTCTTGGCTCGCTTCCCAGTTAGCAGCTCCGAATTTCGTACATCGGACAGGGCTGCGGAGATTCGACGCTGGATCGCGCGTCTCCGCTCTGGCCCCGAGGTCGAACAGCCGACCCTGCGGATCACCAGCGAGGTGGTGGAACGCGCTTTGTTGGATGCCCAACAGCTCGTTCGCGCCACCGGAGCTACTAGTGGGGTGGATAGGCTCCACACCGCGCTTCACGGCTATCTCCGCGTAGTCTGCGGTGACGCGAATATCAAGGTCGACGGTGATGCGTCGCTGACCGACCTCTTCAAGCAGCTACGGGAGAGACATCCAGCCTTTCGCGATCTTGGCCCCCGGAGCGGCGACATCCTTCGAGTTCTCAGGGCGCTGGGGAGCATTCTTGACACACTGAATCCCTTACGAAACAAGGCCAGCCTCGCGCACCCAAATCCAGTGCTCCTTCCCGGGCCCGAGGCGATGCTGGCCATCAACGCGGCCCTCTCAATCCTGCACTACGTTGATGAAAAGGTGCACCGTAATGCAACTGGAAGCAGCTAGCTCTTGGTGCCACGGTCTTGGTGCCTGGCATGACTTATTGACTTATTTGAACGCGTGAGACCGTCCCTCGTGCTGGTGGGCAGATTAAAGCCAAGCATCAATGCAGTCTTGACCATGTAGTCCGGCTACGGCCGGAGTTGACCTGGTTTCGGGGACGCTGCTCTACACCATGTGGCAGGCGGCCCAGTGGCTCGGGCGGACCTCGCGCCAGGCGGGCATCTCGCGGGAACATATCTCCTTCTTGATCGGACAACGCGGTTCAAAGGGGCAGCCCTTCGGTAGGTTGTAGGGACTGGGCACGTCGCCCTTGATCGGCTCCGCGCCGTCGTGAAGACTCAGCGTCAGCCCCGGAACGGAATTGAGAAGCGCCTGCGTGTAGGGATGCTGGGGATTGTTGTAGAGCTCCATTGAGGGCGCCAGCTCGATCATGAAACCGAGATACATCACGGCCACGCGATGGCTGACGTACGTGACCACGCGCAAATCGTGTGAGATGAAGAGGTACGAAAGTTTCAGCTTCTCTTGGAGCTCGATGAACAGGTTGATGATCTGGGCTTGAATGGAAAGATCGAGTGCCGAGACCGGTTCGTCCGCGATGACGAGCCGGGGCGACACCGAGAGCGCCCTCGCGATGCACACGCGCTGCCGTTGACCGCCGCTCATCTCGTGCGGGTAGGCCCTGAGCAGGGCCTCCGAGAGGCCCGCCATTCGCATGAGCTCGACCGTCCGCTCCCGGACCTCTTTCCCCTTGGCGAGATGGTGAACCTTTATTCCTTCCGAAATGGTCCCCTCAACATTGATACGGGGGTTGAGCGATGCGAAGGGATCCTGGAAGATGACCTGCACGCTCCGGCGGTAGGCCTTGAGGTCATGGGCCGACATGTGGATGCTCACCGGCTTGCCGTCGAATCGAATGGTTCCGCCATCGTGGGCGAGTAGAAGAAGAACGGTGCGGGCGAGGGTTGTCTTCCCGCAACCGCTTTCGCCGACGAGTCCGAGTGTCTCGCCGGGGAAGATTTCAAAGGTGACTCCGTTCAAGGCAAAAACCTTGCGCTTGGAGACGCTAAAGAACCCCTTCCTGGACTCGTACCCCTTGCGGAGTTCATCAATTTTCAGGAGGGCGGAATCACTCATAGAGGTAACACTTTACAACGCGTCCGTCGGCCTGCCGGACATCGTGCGGCTCCGATTGGCGGCAGATATCCATGACGCGTGAGCACCGGTCGGCGAATCGGCAGCGGTTCCCGCCTTCCCAACGCAACGGGACCGATCCGGGAATCGGATTGAGCTTCTTCTTGTGCCCGTCCTTGAAAATCTGCGGTTCTGAGGCCAGGAGTCCCATGGTGTAGGGGTGAAGGGGATTCGAAAAGATCTCCTGGACGTTGCCTTGCTCCACGATTTGTCCGAGGTACATCACGGCAAGCCGATCGCAGGTTTCCTCGACTATGCCCATGTTGTGCGTGATGAGCAGCATGGCCATGCCCGTCTCTTTCTGGAGCCGGTTCAGGAGCTGGAGAATCTGCGCCTGTATTGTCACATCGAGCGCCGTGGTAGGTTCGTCGGCGATCAGGAGCTTGGGATTGAGGGCGAGCGCCATTGCAATCATGGCCCTTTGTCGCATTCCCCCGGATAGCTGGTGCGGATATTCGTCGAATCGATCATCCGGTGCCGGGATGCCGACTTTCTTGAGAAGCTCGATGCCCATCTTCCGCGCTTCGCGCTTGGAAATCGATTGATGGGCCAGGATGCCTTCGGCGATCTGGTAGCCGATGGTGAGGACGGGGTTCAGGGCGGTCATCGGCTCCTGGAAAATCATGGCGATTTCTTTGCCCCGAATGGTTCGAATCTCTCTCCGGCCGAACGACAGGAGGTCGCGCCCTTCAAAGTAGATCCCTTTCGCGCGCACTTCGGCGGGCGGTTCCTGAAGGAGGCGCAACGTCGAAAGGGCCGTAACCGTCTTGCCGCATCCGCTCTCGCCCACCAGGCCCAGCGTCTCGCCTTTGCGGAGGGTGAGGTTCAGATTGAAGACGGCGTTGTGGACGCCCCCGCCGGGCGATCGGAAGGAAATATGGAGGCCTCGGATTTCGAGAAGATCACCGGAAGCGCCCGGTGATGGGGTGGGGTGTTGGCTCGGATCAGGAGCGATCGCCAATGGCATCGGATTTCGAATGTCTTGCGCCAATAGAGGCCGAGCTTCGATAGCCGCTATCGAGGTTCGGCCTCGGAGACCAAGCAGGAGATGAGAACATTTGTGTCGATTGCCCTAGTCATAGGATACGACGGGCGGCTCATCCTTGTACAGCCACGAATAGACTTGGTAAGAGGAGAGCACTTTCTTCACGTAGTCGTGCGTCTCCCGATAGGGAATGAACTCTGCAAATTCGGCGTCGTCCCGGTAGGTCCGTTCGGCCATCCATCGTTTGACGTTGCCCGGACCCGCATTGTACGCGGCCAGCGCCAGAATCACGCTCCCGTCGTATTGATCGAGCAAATCCTTGAAGTGCGTCACCCCGAGCTTCACGTTGAAGTACGGATCGAACAGGTCCTCCTTGTTCATGAACGTCATTCCGGTTTGATTCTGAACGATCCGGGCGGTGGAGGGAATGAGCTGCATGAGTCCGCGTGCGTTGGCGGAGGAGGTGATTTTCGGGTTGAACGTGCTCTCCTGGCGGATGAGGGCATAGAGCAGGTTGGGATCGACCTTCTCCTTTTCGGCCATGTAGGAGACGAACTGCCGGTACCCCCGCGGATACAGGAGCGGCCAAATTTCATCGCAGGGGAGCATGCTGGGCTGGAGCGGGACAGAGAATCGCCGCCGTCCGTCGCTGATCACTGTCGCGTACTGCTTGATGCCCACGAGTTCCTGATAGGCAAGGTAGACGGCGCTGGGATCGTTCTTGCTCTCTAAGAGGCCTTGAAGCTCCATGCGGGCCAGCTCTTCGAGGCCGATTCGGGCCATGCGGCTGGCGCGATCCAAATAGCGCGTAGCGGCGGGCGACTTGTTCAGGTAGCAGGAGTCCTCGGCGGAGGCGCCGCGCATCGCCGATCGGGCGAAGGAAGGTCGTTCCGGGCCCGACACCTTGGCGATCCGGGAGTCGCCCACGACCTGCTCGATGAGATACGCGTAGTAGCTGAGGGGATAGTTTTGCAGGACTTCCTGGTAAAAGTAGTGAGCCATGTTGCGGTCGCCCATCCATTCGGACAAGCGCCCGAGCCAGTAGACCGCCGCCGGGGCCTGCCACCAATTCTCTCCCGGCGTCTTGATTTGAAGCAGCAGCTCCCTCGCCGGGTAGTACTCGCCGCCGTTCAGTTGTTCGAGAGCGGCGCGCCAGCGGTATTCGGTTCTCCGGTTGCTCACGTCCGGATCCTGCGCCAGGCGGAGATACATCGGCCCAAGTTCATCCGAAGCATCGGGCCGCTTCTTGAGGCTCTGGACGAGCGCTTCCGCCGCGCGGGCCTTCAACTCGCCGGTGGCCGGATGCTCCAAGAGTTCGCGCAGAAGGCCGTGTGCCCGTTCATACCATTTTTTCTGGATGTAGGCGCGGGCCAGACCGAGTTGAGCCTCCGCTTCGAGGAAGTCGACCGAGACCAGCCTCTGGAACGCCTGAATCGCCGCGTCGGATTTTTCCTGGGCGAGATAGATCTGGCCGAGTTTCAGATCGAGGTACTTTTTCTGGCTGGGGTCCAGCCCGCCCCGCTGGTTGAGCGTGCGGATCTCAGAGAGGGCTTTCGAGTACTGTTCCTCCCGAACGAGCACGTCCACACGGGCGATCGAATCGCGAAGCGTCCACCGGGAACGGAATTCCTTGAGCAGCGGCTTGTTGCGCTGAACTTCCGACCACGCTTGGTCGGCCTCGGAGCGATGGGGGAATCCCCGATACAGGTCGAGAAAAATCGGCAGGGCGCTTTCATGGCCCGCGGAAAGGTGGATGCGAAAGAGCCGATAGAAATAGAGAGGCTTCTGCTCGTTGTCGTCCCCGAGGAGGCTGTGGTAGATCGGATCGGCTTGCTTGTAGTTTCCCGACTGATAATACGCGTTGGCCATGGCCGCGCGATGGGCGCGGGCCAGGGGAAAATCCGGGTATTCGTCCAGGAGTTCCTTGTAGGTTTCCACGGCCTCCTGCCATTGGCCGAGCCGTTCCCGCGAGCGCGCCGCGAGGTGGAGCGTGTAGTCCCGGAGCCAGTAGGACCGGTCTTCAAGCAGAAATTGAAGCGAGCGGAGGGTCTCCGAATAGCGGCCCCGTTTGTACGCCTGGTAGGCACGGACAAAAGTGAGGTCTTGATCGGGGAGCGTTCGCTCCCATCCGGGAATAGACCGGCTAGAGGAGTAGGCTGCTGCTCCAGTCCGTTGGAGCGGCGAGGCCAGAATCAGAACACCGGCCAGAACGGCCTCGATAGTCATCCACATCCGTAGTCAAGATAGTCTAGCAGGATGAGCCGGGTTTTTCAACTGGAAATGGGGGGGGGGCTTACTCGATGAGGGCGACGACCTGGCCCTCGATCACGTTCTGGGTTTCCTTGACCTTGATTTCCTTCAGCGTGCCGGAGGCGGGCGCCTCGATGGGAATTTCCATCTTCATGGATTCCAAAATGATGAGCACGTCGCCTTCAGAGACGGCGTCCCCGGTCTTCTTCTCGATCTTCCAGACGTTGCCCGTGATGTGGGCGGTGACTTCAGTTGCCATGATTGAGGGGCTAGTTAGCACACGGCCGGTGGGGGGTCAAACAGATTCTCTCATCAGGAACTTGTGCGAGGCCATGATGCAGGTGTCCATCACCACGATCAGACCGGCCTTCTCGGCCTTGGCCGCATCATGACGGATGCCGAGCTGCATCCAGACGATCTTGGCGCGTTTGGCGATCGCGTCGTCCACGGCCGATTCGACGGCTTCAGGCCGAAGAAACAGGTCTGCAATATCGACGGGCTCCGGGATGTCACGCAAACTGGCATAGCTGTCCGGCCAGACCGACCGGAGCTTCGGATTCGGACTTACGCCGAAGACCCGATACCCTTTCGATTTCAGATACTCGGCCGCCCTGAAGCTGTCCTTCGTCTTGTCCGTGGAAAGACCGACAATCGCAATCGTGCGGGCCTCCCTCAGTATTTTGATCAACTTCTCCGCCGGTTCGGGCATCGGCGAAGGATAGTCGCCCGGCAGCCTCTTGGCAAATATTGCAAGACTTGACGGCTCGGCCCTCCTGCTCCATAGTGACCCCGGGAAAAGGGACCTTCTCTACAGATGGTAGGCAACGAGTCCCGGGAACTCAGAAAAGGGGGAACGAATGGAAAAAGAGGATCGGAAGAGGGCTTTGGATCTCGCTCTGTCGCAGATCGAGAAAAACTTCGGCAAGGGCGCCGTCATGAAGCTCGGCACGGACGCCGGCAATCGAGACGTTTCCGTCGTTTCTTCGGGCGCGATTGGGCTCGATATCGCGCTGGGCGTGGGCGGCTATCCCCGCGGCCGCGTGGTCGAGATCTACGGGCCTGAATCATCCGGCAAGACCACCCTGGCTCTCCAAGCCATCGCGGAAACGCAGAAAGCCGGCGGCGTCGCGGCGTTTATCGACGCAGAGCACGCACTGGATGTCAACTACGCCAAGAAACTCAACGTCAGCACCGACGAACTTCTCCTGTCCCAGCCGGACAACGGCGAGCAGGCCCTTGAGATTGCCGACACGCTGATCCGGAGCGGCGCGGTGGAGATGGTTGTGATCGATTCGGTTGCGGCCCTCGTTCCCCGCAGCGAACTGGAAGGCGACATGGGCGACCCCCAGATGGGCGTGCAGGCCCGATTGATGTCGCAGGCGCTCCGGAAACTCACCGCCACCATTTCGCGCTCCAATTCGATCATCATTTTCATCAATCAGATCCGCATGAAGATCGGCGTCATGTTCGGGAATCCCGAAACGACCACCGGCGGCAACGCGCTCAAGTTCTACGCGTCGGTGCGTTTGGAAATCCGGCGCATTCAGTCGCTGAAAGACGGCGAGAATGTGATCGGAAACCGCGTGAAAGTGCGCGTCGTGAAGAACAAGATGGCCCCGCCGTTCCGCGAGGCGGAATTTGACATGATCTACGGCTTGGGGATTTCGCGCGAATCCGACGTTCTGGATCTGGCCACCAACTACAAGATCCTGGAGAAGACCGGGACGTGGTTCACCTACGGCAAGGAAAAGCTGGGCCAGGGACGGGAGAATGCCCGCGCCTATCTGGCCGAGCATCCGGAGATCGCCAAGGAATTGGAGAAGAAAATTCTCGCCCAGGCCGGCGTGAAGCGCGGCAACGGCGCGGAAACCCCGAAGACTGATCCCGTTGTGGTGGCTGCGGCCCAAGGCCCCCATGCCGGCGGGAAAGACGGACAGGCTGACAGACCTGCCGCCATTCCCCACCCCGCTCGTACCGACCGGGACTCGGTTCACGCGAAACACAAGTAGCCGCCATTCCCGCCGGGAAATGAGTGAATGAGCGTGTCCACGGGCGCTCAGCCGTACCGGATTAGAGCAAATGGCCGGCATCTCGGCCAGGCCATGGTGTCGGAAAACGTTTTCAACAACCGGCGCCTTGTGCCCCGCGCCAAGGAGCGGCGTGAAAAGATGATCGCCTTCGGCTACTACGGCGGCAAGTTTTCACACTTGGATTTCCTTCTCCCCCTCTTGCCCACCCATCTTACGCACTTCTGCGAACCCTTCGGAGGTTCAGCCGCCATCATCATCAATCGCCCTCCAGCACCGGTGGAAACGTACAACGACTTGGACTCAGAAGTGGTGAATTTTTTTCGCTGTCTTCGCGATCACGGCGCAGAACTTGTGAAGCTGATCGGCTTGACGCCGTTTTCTCGTGAGGAGCTTGTGAAGGCATGCACCCCGCAGCCTGGACTCGCTCCTCTGGAACGAGCACGGCGATTCTTCGTTCGCGCCCGACAGACCCGAACCGGCTTGGCCCAAACAAGCTCGGAAGGCAGATGGGCACATTGTGTACTGACCTCGCGGGCGGCGATGGCCGGCGCCGTCTCCCGCTGGCTGGGAAGCGTTGAGGGCCTCCCGGAAATAGTCCAGCGTTTCCAGCGGGTCCAAATCGAAAACGCGCCGGCGGTTGAAGTCATTCGACGCTTCGATTCTCCTGACACCCTGTTCTACTGCGATCCGCCATATCCGCACGAAGCAAGGGGCGATAGCAAGGCATACGGATTCGAAATGACGGACCGGGAGCACGCTGACCTTGCCGAGGCGTTGCGTTCATGCCGCGGGGCAGTGGCCGTGTCGGGATA
Coding sequences within:
- the recA gene encoding recombinase RecA, with the protein product MEKEDRKRALDLALSQIEKNFGKGAVMKLGTDAGNRDVSVVSSGAIGLDIALGVGGYPRGRVVEIYGPESSGKTTLALQAIAETQKAGGVAAFIDAEHALDVNYAKKLNVSTDELLLSQPDNGEQALEIADTLIRSGAVEMVVIDSVAALVPRSELEGDMGDPQMGVQARLMSQALRKLTATISRSNSIIIFINQIRMKIGVMFGNPETTTGGNALKFYASVRLEIRRIQSLKDGENVIGNRVKVRVVKNKMAPPFREAEFDMIYGLGISRESDVLDLATNYKILEKTGTWFTYGKEKLGQGRENARAYLAEHPEIAKELEKKILAQAGVKRGNGAETPKTDPVVVAAAQGPHAGGKDGQADRPAAIPHPARTDRDSVHAKHK
- a CDS encoding DNA adenine methylase, with translation MVSENVFNNRRLVPRAKERREKMIAFGYYGGKFSHLDFLLPLLPTHLTHFCEPFGGSAAIIINRPPAPVETYNDLDSEVVNFFRCLRDHGAELVKLIGLTPFSREELVKACTPQPGLAPLERARRFFVRARQTRTGLAQTSSEGRWAHCVLTSRAAMAGAVSRWLGSVEGLPEIVQRFQRVQIENAPAVEVIRRFDSPDTLFYCDPPYPHEARGDSKAYGFEMTDREHADLAEALRSCRGAVAVSGYDCPLMERLYRGWRRVDADLRLCNSSKGQRRESVWMNYDPAHFAARSDGGRVEETLTLLERSRPYGRKRRGKKS